A region of the Leishmania panamensis strain MHOM/PA/94/PSC-1 chromosome 10 sequence genome:
TGCGCATATGACTCGTTAAGCCGTATCTGAATGAAATTATCAGTTACATCGTACGCTACGACGCAAAAGTCATCCAATGGCACCGGTACTACAGGGAGTGTGTGCAGATGTATTTCAACATCGAAGACTGTGAGTATACCGCTTCTCAGCCAGAAGAAACGACGCGAAAGCTCAGTTAGCGAGACACGTAATTTGGATTCTATGGAACCTTCTTTGATGGTGTAGAAAATGGCGTCTCGCACAGTGCCATTCATTTGCAGGTGAAGGACAAGATTGGCACCGTTTCCAAAGCAGATACCAGCGCTTTGCAAATCTACCCTGTATGCGAACAAAGCGATTGCGTTTGAATCCGAATCTCGCAGAACGTTCTCTTGGCTGCTAAATAAAAGTGAAGCAACGAGACCGCTAAACGGCGTGTAGCCAGCGGCATCACCACACTTGAGACAGTAGTCGGTACCAGTGGCTTCTTCATGATAAAATGGGGCCTCGAGAAAATCTTGATGACAGTGATCACACGTGTAGCCGTCTTTGTAATCCGGCTCAAGTTCGAGTGGAAGCCAACTGTGGTGTCGGAGAACCATCTAGAAAACGCGTAAGACCACGCATACCACCCGCTACAAAGCGCTTGTATTTTCCACTTTGTGGTTTGTGCTCAGGTGGGAAACTCAAAGGGGGGGATGaaagcaggaaaaaaaaataatgCACAAGGATATCATAGCAAGGAAAGAAGATTTATTGACTTCATGCTCGAGCTCGAAAGGAGTGATTCATAGTTTTGCTTGTTTCACTTCGAAGCTGAGGTGCGCCGCGCAAACTCAATCGAATACAAAAACCACTAAGCGCAAGCCCAGAAAGAAGCGCTGAGCGTGgtcgctgctactgctcTGAAAAGCATGGCTTTCCAACAGAAATAAGGGCATCAGTGGGAGAATGTGTTCTTTCCGTTAATTTGGTGTTTTTCCCCATCCAATGCATACGGTCAAGCGCAGCTTTAAGTGAgagcgcccccctccccagcAAAGGCCCACATCCCTGGCAGTGTCTAGGCAATCAGGCTGCCTTAATATAGCATTCCTAGCTCAGTCGGTAGAGCGCACGGCTCTTAACCGTGTGGTCGTGGGTTCGATCCCCACGGAGTGCGCTTTTCCTTTCATCTAACTACCACCTCAAGAAAAGAACATTTGCGCCATTCAAAAATCAAGACGGGTCCCTTGTTTGGCAGGCAGGAATCTAA
Encoded here:
- a CDS encoding hypothetical protein (TriTrypDB/GeneDB-style sysID: LpmP.10.1160), coding for MVLRHHSWLPLELEPDYKDGYTCDHCHQDFLEAPFYHEEATGTDYCLKCGDAAGYTPFSGLVASLLFSSQENVLRDSDSNAIALFAYRVDLQSAGICFGNGANLVLHLQMNGTVRDAIFYTIKEGSIESKLRVSLTELSRRFFWLRSGILTVFDVEIHLHTLPVVPVPLDDFCVVAYDVTDNFIQIRLNESYAQLLDVRSGKEVVAKAEMPVCAFFAHSVDECSKSEASDLLYVFRSEPGTLNKS